GTAATCACAAATACAATCTTGAAGTAACTCGCCTATGACCTCTAAATTCAAGTATGcatgtgtttttcctttaaaacaacagGATCTAATCAACACACTTGAACAGCATGAGTGGTACTCGAGTTGGAGATACGGATGGATGACACAGGTTGATAAAAATGTTTCTACATCTACAGTGGAAGCTGGTAAAAACACAGTGCCACACCAGCGTGTAACACATCATCTCAATCAaccatttgaagaaaaaaaaaaaaaaaaaaacgccagTGTGGAAAAGTCAAAGGAAAGTTCAGGGCGTGTTGTAACTCTGAGAATAAATTAGTAATGTGCCTCGAGTCCTCAAGGTTTGAAGTCAGAAACTTCAGCGCAAAAACGTCCATATCCACAGATGGTCTCCAAATGAAACTGGCCCAAATCTTAAAAATGGATTCTCTTGTCTTTATGGATTCgttaatgcaaaaaaataaaataaaagagttgTTGACCTGTGGCAGGAGAGAATAAGGCATTCCCCGGACTGATGGAGGTCCTTCAAGACTTGAAATACCAAATAAAAAGAGCGGTTTACTGTACAAAATAGGTCATCTTACAAATATTTCGAAAATATCTCTTTAAACACAATGGCTCCTTCTTGGAAAGACgaaaaaaaagctaataaaaaaaaaaaagtaacaaaagaaatgtaatcaaGTCTCCGTCCAGCGGTGACTAGTGTCTTCTTCATCTCATCTtcaattagaaaacaaaaaaatccaaacccGTGTTCCATCTTACAGTGCCATCTCTTAAAGTCTGGACCCTCAACCCCGTGAGgaagggaagaggagggagacaaAGGGGGGGCCGAGACAAAGCCGAGCAGGCAGTCCCTTCATCTCTGCGCTCCTCTCAGGCGAGGGAAGAGAGCCTCTCTTTGAAACAGAAAGCCAAACAGGGCCATGGTAAGGCGCATCCAGGCGGGCAGGTTTTGTCTCTGATGCCTCATGAACTGCAGacagaaagataaaaacatattAGTTTTTATTAGCACGTGGGACGGCATGTTATATCACAAACACTATGGCTGACATACTTtcatcatcataaaaaaatgacttcacGGACTCAGATTTCATAATATCAGGTTCTCTATGTGAACTGTGGTAAACCCTGTGTGCTGAAACCATGTGATCAGGTAGACTGGATGTTTCCACAACATTAGCTTTTGTGTCTAGCAAACAAGTGTGTCATAAGCACATCCTGCCTGACACAGGTACAGGGTAACACCTGGAGTCTGTAGGATCGCTTTGGAACTTTCATTACCAGTCAGATAGAATAATTGTAAAACTTCATTAAGTGTTTTAAAGCCTTGGgagttttagtttgaaaaagtcaaatgaataTACGATAGTCAAGATTATTCTAGCTAAGCATTCGCAAAAAATCGTAGAAAAAACATTGATAACTCttaaaaaaacgtttaaaatgCAGGTAAGTTTGCGTTTAATCAACTCAGGAAAGTTCACAAGTACTTTAAAATGAATACTTTGAAAGGGATTTAAAGTAATTTCCTCTACTGTAAGAAGGCTTGGCTTTGCATTTATCAAGTCTACAGGTAATCTCGTTTTAAATTTCGACTTCTAAACAAGAAGCTTAAAGCATGCTTTCAAAGAACAGGCTTCTTATTTCATCACAGCTCTCCTGTAAGAGCAAAGTCAGCCGaataatgatcaaaaacaaagcCGAGGAAGCTGAAACTGCTCCCTCCTATGGAGCTGCCTTCCCTGCTCCTGTCATGATCTGTCAGGCTGCTCAGCTCCGCACTGACTTCAGTCAGATGAAGGAGTTCCTGCTGCAGCCTGcgatctcctctctctctctctctccccctgctcCTCATCTCTGATCCAGCACAGCCTCACCCCcccggctctctctctctctctctctctctctctctctctctctctctctctctctctctctgaacactCAGATATTTCAGCCTGTTGCATAAGCATACTTGTAACGATCCCTCTCCCTCCACGCTCCATCAAGGTCTCTACCAGCCTGGCAATCAGAGCCCGCCACAGGCTATTTAATGCAGACCAAGCagactgaactgaactgaagcAGCACCGCTAAATGTAACCTTAATTGTCCTTAATTGCCTTAATTCTATGCTGCGGAACTTACTTAAACAGTACCCTGGTTTGTTCCACATGAGGCTCATCTTTCTGCCTGGGTAGCAGtgaattgtgtgtttttgtttgcccTTTTGGGATAATGCAAATTTGAGCTTGGATTCAATTTCTTCCCTAAAATGAACTAACACAACACCTATTTGATCTAATAAGATGAAGTTTCCAGTCTGTCTGGACCAGTTTTTCCACTttcttattcattttttattgcaGCAAAGAAGCTTTTTAAAGGGAACAAACTGCctccattttttgtttttaccaactTGCTGTCTCTGCTGACCTCAAGAAGATAAAACACTATCATCCAGCagacttacaaaaaaaaagttttatcaTTCTAGTTgtaaaagtttttatttgtacGCACATTGAATTATTGTATTAATAAAGCATTACCATTCAAAATATTCTGATACTATGCTGTATTGATTTTCCCTGCACAAGTAGAAATTACCTTAACATATTGGTATTTCATTGGCCACATAAGTAGTTTGAACTCATACATAACACTCAAGCTGCAAATACAATCTACTCCACATAAACAAAAGCCCACACCAGTCACTTCTGCTCGGAGAGGTGAGTGAAAAAGTCTAACAATAGCGAGCAGACACAATAGAGAGAAGCGATTGGATATCATAAAGGACCACTTGTGTTCATTCTCCCCCCTTTAGAGTATTTCTACAGCAGCGGCAGTATCAGATCCTGCAGGATAAAACCGACTCCGGCGCAgacagcagacaaaaaaaaagttaaagacaaaaaaaaaaaaaaaaaaaaaagtctctcttATCTCTGTGTCACAGAGTTGCCAcacaaaaaccaaaacacacacagagatgcacACACTGAGCCAGTCAGCGGGACAAGTGAGGTATTGTGGGTAGCCATGAGTCAGATTCTATTTTTAGACGCACGAATAAACAGACGGCCAAGTCTACCCAGACACAGACGTGCTTCACTCGCGCTCGCGACAGACACGCAGAGCTCACCTGCTCCATCTCAATCTTTGTAGTGTTTGTCAAAATCTATCGCCgtattttcttcatttctctcctctttatttgttctctttctctgGTAACAACACTGTCAAGTGCTTTTCAAAACTTATCAACCACACCTTGTTCTCAACaaagatcccccccccccatcttaaCAGTCACCCAGTCAGGAGCAGATAAGAAACATGCCACTCCTCCCTGTATACTCTGTACTCTTTAACTTGATTCCAGTCATACGACTTCTGTGAACTCTAACCAGTAACTGCTTGATAAACACTGACACAAGTTAACACCCGAGGAGTGACACCAAATCTTGCCAAAGTCAAACAAAGAGAAGTGTTTTGTGTGTAGCGTAGAATTTATTCATCAACAAGCCGAATTAAGCACATATCATCAGTCTATGTGCTCAACTATTTCCTCAGGAGTTCTGCAAACATGCAAGCCTGCACAATCACCTGACttcaacatttctaaaaaaaaaaccttcaaaagtTCGAAACTGTTTCATGCTGTGCGTGGTATTTTTTACGTACAAAGGTCAATAAGAGGAATAAGAACATGCCTGTGGACTTTTGGGTAAAAACACAAGTACTGAACAGAAGGCTTGCTTTGTCTTTTCAACCACAGAGAGGCGACAAAGGGATACAGGAAATTGGTTGGAGACAGGCGAATGTCATTTAATCtgctcttcccccccccccaaaaaattgtTGGGAGCATTAAAAAGTGGAGGGGATGGATTtcgctcttttcttttcttttcctctgtcCTCATACAGACCTGGTAACATATCCCTATTATACCTGTTGACTGTAATTGCATGCTATTGATACCACTGACAAGTCATATGTAACCCTCTGCTCCTACTCAGGTGCAGCTGATGTCTTTTAGAAAACAAAGATGACCTTGACAAGAGGGCCAAACTTTAAATCACTATGAGAATattgacagacagaaaagggcgACATATAtcgctaatttttttttttttttttagtttcacagGTTTAGGTTAGTTATTACGTTATAATTGCCTCTTATTGACTTGGGAATTTTCCTTAGGTTTGGCAGAGAAAGTGGTTGATTGCCTGCAGAAGCTATTTTTATCTAGCGTGAGTTGTGGTCAGCCAAGATGGTTATTGTTCTGTCCCTTTCCGCAAATGAATGAGCCACAAATGTGGTGCTTGATAGCTTTCGTTTATGTTTCTTATCAAATGACAGAAGACTTGCATTAACGGCTTTCAAGTAGAACTTATTGCCTGAACAAATTCTAGTTTAATTCCTATTAATatcccttgtttttttttaacttgttccAGTTATACCTTCAAGCAGATGCTctcctggggaaaaaaaattaagtcTCATAATTTCCATTTCTTCTTCCCAGAAATGTaaatctgcttttgtttgtattgtttccCCCCTTTTTGCAGTCAATTGTTGGAGTCAGGCTTACCAGTTCAACATGATCCTGGTGGAACTTGTCTCCTATCTCTCGGAGTTTGCGACCGATTTGCGCCTCGACGCTCGCCCCCGCCTGCTCCTCCAGCCTTTCCGCCATCCTGTCGTCTTCCTCCCCtctgtcttcttcctcctcctcttctatcTGCCTCTCTCCCCTGTCCTCCATGGGCTCAAACTGAGCAGGGAAATGTGAGCGTAATCCAGCATTGCCTAAAAGGAAACATCAAGCCTTTTTAAacttgtcttgttgttgttgaatcTCTGCGACACCGAGAGGCTGGTGTCTGTCACTGCTGAGGTGATGTCAAGGTGAGGAGACATTACTGATATCAGCTCAGTGTAActacttgtgtttttcttttttagacaAGATGGTGAAAAAACCTCTGAAAATTATTTTCCACACGCTTTTTCTCCCTTCCtttctcaaacacaaacagcttttatcAGATCTTCTCAGAGGGGAAAATTACAACACACTCAAAGTACAACTCAAgagtccacaaaaaaaaaaaaaaaaagcgcaaCAATGTTGTTAGGGGGAAGAACTCAAACACCTCATTGATTCAACAATGGCCTCAGTGaacagcatctttttttttttttttacggctGTGTGTCACTGAGTTTGCACATCGCCTCCAGCATAACTCTTGCCATCATGCCACTCGgagggaaaacattttgttatgtTATCATGTTTGCAGAATGCGCTGCTATTCTGCTACACAGAGGAGCATAATATTTCCAAGAAAAAGTGAGCATGCTGGACCAAGGCCAAGTGCATGACATCAATTACTGGTTAGCTTATAATGAACCGCGATGACTGTGAATGTATTGAGGACTTTAAGTCGAGAACAATAGGAGCCTCTTAAACGCTGACACTgaatcaacaaacaaacaaaactcttCTTCAACTTTCCATCAATTAAATTAGGGTGATGTCACACTGATGTAATTAGATACAGGGAAACTATATTGGATTTAAATGGTTGCACGTATTAGGGTTGGAATGTGTCTTTATGTTATGAGTTGTTGATTTGGATTGTTTCAAGAAATGGCAATGTTAaaggaattaaaaaagaaatgagctGGAGAGTGACCACCATTTATCAGATtcagttaaaaatgtatttttagagTGCTAAGTAAGAAGGATAAATTAAAACTGACATAGTAAACAAAAGGTTTATTGGCATGTTTCTGAAGTTCTCAGTATGCGATTTATAGGATGAGGGGATCTCCCAACTACAAGAAATCCAACGTCTAAGATTGTGTGATTTTTGTAAACAGCCAGTTTGCTTTATTAGACAATGAAGGCTGAAGACgcaggaaatgtggggagagTAAGTCGGGAATGGCCGGCAGTCGATCCAGTGACCAGGGCTGAAGGCTCTATACATGGGTCAACTGCTCTTTCAATTGAGCTAAACTGGCATCCCAACTGTGTGAAAACTTAAAAGggaatttgttttgttaaatgtcccaaaaaaaacccacaaatgaTTCCACTCCCATCTTGTCTGGCACTTTAAATCAAATTGACAGGTTTAATCACTTGGGTCTTTGAGGCCAATAAGCTCCCAGACAAAAGGAATGACTAATACTCTACATCATGCAATGCTGCACACACTACGTGTCTAAAACTATAAGCCAACATCCCCGTCAGCAGGCTCAAAGTATTATtatctctccccctccccccccccccctccttacCGTGAAAGGGTAAGTGAGGCTGCCGGTGCAAACTGCAAGGCAGCGTGTCGACgctgatgctgttgttgttatgGCTCTGTGAAGTAGGCATGGCAGCGGTGATGGCGGGGAA
The Labrus bergylta chromosome 15, fLabBer1.1, whole genome shotgun sequence DNA segment above includes these coding regions:
- the bmf2 gene encoding BCL2 modifying factor 2 encodes the protein MSGCNAKRDTSRMSAVRRRQGKQQVVKIPPITTESAFAGGSLPLRRRMDDEEEDMSRPISQLWGTPFRDIKYEDPSTQITAGQAFPAITAAMPTSQSHNNNSISVDTLPCSLHRQPHLPFHGNAGLRSHFPAQFEPMEDRGERQIEEEEEEDRGEEDDRMAERLEEQAGASVEAQIGRKLREIGDKFHQDHVELFMRHQRQNLPAWMRLTMALFGFLFQREALFPRLRGAQR